A single Sciurus carolinensis chromosome 15, mSciCar1.2, whole genome shotgun sequence DNA region contains:
- the Znf397 gene encoding zinc finger protein 397 → MERRDYPKNLSNTEPGCTEVLAKLFHFRMAVDSRTISTLIPQDHQEQELILVKIEDSFSWGQKFKQNGSTQACQELFRQQFRKFCYHETPGPREALGRLQELCYQWLMPELHTKEQILELLVLEQFLSILPEELQIWVQQHNPRSGEEAVTLLEDLEREFDDPVHQVPANPQGPAVPWKDLTYLGASQESTNVQLQPLKTQLKSWKPCLSPKRDCENNETITKDISGENSQGLSQEPSFGVVSEHESSLDWQQGSAVGEKLRRSSPHGGGFRQVIFTHKSLGKRDHHDEPQRCLILSTNSVTNQKVPTEERPYRCDVCGHSFKQHSSLTQHQRIHTGEKPYKCNQCGKAFSLRSYLIIHQRIHSGEKAYECSECGKAFNQSSALIRHRKIHTGEKACKCNECGKAFSQSSYLIIHQRIHTGEKPYECNECGKTFSQSSKLIRHQRIHTGERPYECNECGKAFRQSSELITHQRIHSGEKPYECNECGKAFSLSSNLIRHQRIHSGEEPYQCNECGKTFKRSSALVQHQKIHSGDEAYICNECGKAFRHRSVLIRHQRVHTVK, encoded by the exons ATG GAAAGAAGAGATTACCCAAAAAATCTCTCGAACACAGAACCTGGTTGTACTGAGGTTCTTGCTAAGCTATTTCATTTCAGAATGGCTGTGGATTCCAGAACAATTTCAACTCTGATACCTCAGGATCATCAGGAACAAGAATTAATACTAGTGAAAATAGAAGACAGCTTTTCCTGGGGtcagaaatttaaacagaatGGGAGTACCCAAGCCTGCCAAGAATTGTTTCGACAGCAGTTCAGAAAGTTTTGTTACCATGAGACACCTGGGCCCCGGGAAGCTCTGGGACGACTCCAGGAGCTTTGCTATCAGTGGCTAATGCCAGAATTGCACACGAAGGAGCAGATCTTAGAACTGCTAGTGCTGGAGCAGTTCCTGAGCATCCTGCCTGAGGAACTGCAGATATGGGTTCAACAACATAATCCAAGAAGTGGGGAGGAAGCTGTGACCCTGTTGGAAGATTTGGAGAGAGAGTTTGATGATCCAGTGCATCAG GTCCCAGCTAATCCACAGGGACCAGCAGTGCCATGGAAGGATTTGACATATCTAGGAGCATCCCAAGAGTCAACAAACGTTCAACTCCAACCTTTAAAGACACAACTGAAATCTTGGAAACCTTGCCTTTCCCCTAAACGTG ATTGCGAGAACAATGAAACAATAACAAAGGACATTTCAGGAGAAAATTCACAGGGACTCTCTCAGGAACCTTCATTTGGAGTAGTTAGTGAGCATGAAAGCAGTTTAGACTGGCAACAAGGAAGTGCTGTAGGGGAGAAATTAAGAAGATCCTCTCCCCATGGGGGTGGTTTTAGGCAAGTGATTTTCACACACAAATCTTTAGGAAAAAGAGACCATCATGATGAACCTCAAAGGTGCTTGATTCTAAGTACAAACTCTGTAACAAATCAGAAAGTTCCTACAGAAGAGAGACCTTATAGATGTGATGTGTGTGGACACAGCTTCAAGCAGCATTCATCTCTAACACAACATCAGAGAAtccatactggagaaaaaccctataaatgtaaccagtgtgggaaggcctttagTTTAAGGTCATACCTTATCattcatcagagaattcatagtggTGAGAAAGCATATGAATGTagtgaatgtggaaaagccttcaatCAAAGCTCAGCCCTCATTAGACATCGAAAAATTCACACTGGTGAGAAAGCTTGTAAATGTAATGAGTGTGGTAAAGCATTCAGTCAAAGTTCATATCTTATTAtacatcaaagaattcatactggtgaaaagccctatgaatgtaatgaatgtgggaaaaccTTTAGCCAGAGCTCCAAACTTATTAGACATCAgcgaattcatacaggagagagaCCCTATGagtgtaatgaatgtgggaaagctttcaGGCAGAGCTCAGAACTGATAACCCACCAGAGAATACatagtggagagaaaccctatgaatgtaatgaatgtggaaaagccttcagtCTGAGCTCAAACCTCATCAGACATCAGCGAATTCACAGTGGAGAGGAACCATACCAGTGTAATGAATGTGGCAAAACCTTCAAAAGGAGCTCCGCACTTGTTCAGCATCAGAAAATCCATTCTGGGGATGAAGCTTATAtatgtaatgaatgtgggaaggCTTTCAGGCACAGATCAGTTCTTATTCGCCATCAGAGGGTCCACACCGTAAAGTAG